One stretch of Acropora muricata isolate sample 2 chromosome 12, ASM3666990v1, whole genome shotgun sequence DNA includes these proteins:
- the LOC136891859 gene encoding asparagine synthetase [glutamine-hydrolyzing]-like, protein MCGIWAIFGIPNYSKYITHAMEISQRGPDVFRMETIPHFQNCCLAFHRLAIVDDLHGMQPMRIKALPHLYLIYNGEIYNHKEVGKKYDFDFFTKCDGEVLLHLYDKFGSEKMAQMLDGVFAFCLIDTLKKQVHIGRDTFGIRPLFTLSLAGKDTGILALCSEAKALVPFIKHFEKNGDKILVKPFPPGHFASFSLSADGQTTLIEQKAYTEVGKMPVFDTNVKPDSPDVMENIRKVFSEAVRKRLMADRRIGCLLSGGLDSSLVASYLTKLAKENGIDYPIQTFSIGMEGSTDVAAARKVAAHIGSEHHEVIFTAEEGIQALHGVIYALETWDITTIRASVGMYLVSKYISKETDTVVIYSGEGSDELCQGYIYFHKAPSPEEADEESRRLLKDLYLYDVLRGDRSTASHGLEIRVPFLDVHFTSYFLSLDPEIRQPKNGIEKWLLRASFDDTDALPKEILWRAKEAFSDGVSSTKPGQSWFELLQNFVENQVTDEAMSQAEEIYPYNTPKTKEGFYYRKIFEERFPGQSHFIPYLWMPKWTNATDPSARTLEHYKE, encoded by the exons ATGTGTGGGATATGGGCGATATTTGGTATTCCGAATTACTCAAAGTATATCACTCATGCTATGGAAATCTCCCAAAGAGGCCCAGATGTTTTCCGTATGGAGACCATCCCCCATTTCCAAAACTGCTGTCTGGCATTTCATCGTCTTGCCATAGTTGATGATCTCCACGGCAtgcaaccaatgagaatcaaggcTTTGCCTCATCTTTACCTTATATACAATGGTGAGATTTACAACCATAAAGAGGTTGGAAAGAAGTATGACTTTGACTTCTTCACTAAGTGTGACGGAGAAGTGTTGCTCCACCTTTACGACAAGTTTGGGAGTGAGAAGATGGCGCAGATGTTGGATGGTGTGTTTGCCTTTTGTCTCATTGATACCTTAAAGAAACAAGTGCACATTGGCAGGGACACTTTTGGGATACGTCCGTTGTTCACATTGTCATTGGCTGGGAAGGATACTGGAATTTTAGCTTTGTGCTCTGAGGCCAAGGCCCTTGTTCCTTTTatcaaacattttgaaaaaaatggtGATAAAATTCTTGTAAAACCTTTCCCTCCTGGTCATTTTGCGTCATTTAGCTTGTCAGCTGATGGGCAGACCACATTAATCGAGCAAAAAGCCTACACAGAGGTGGGAAAGATGCCTGTATTTGACACCAATGTGAAGCCAGACTCGCCAGATGTCATGGAAAACATCAGGAAGGTTTTCAGTGAGGCCGTGCGCAAACGTCTCATGGCTGACCGCAGGATTGGTTGTTTACTCTCGGGGGGCCTGGATTCCAGTTTGGTGGCATCATACTTAACGAAGCTTGCAAAGGAAAATGGGATTGATTACCCTATTCAGACCTTCTCAATTGGAATGGAGGGGAGCACGGATGTCGCTGCAGCACGTAAAGTAGCAGCACACATCG GTAGTGAACATCATGAAGTCATATTCACAGCTGAGGAAGGAATCCAGGCATTGCATGGTGTTATCTACGCACTGGAGACTTGGGACATCACAACCATTCGTGCTTCAGTAGGAATGTATCTTGTGAGCAAGTACATCAGCAAGGAAACAGATACTGTTGTCATTTACTCAGGGGAAGGTTCTGATGAACTTTGCCAGGGTTACATTTACTTCCATAAAGCTCCAAGTCCAGAGGAAGCGGATGAAGAATCCAGACGACTTCTAAAGGACCTTTACCTCTATGATGTTCTAAGAGGTGACCGCTCGACGGCATCCCATGGGTTGGAAATTCGTGTACCTTTCTTAGATGTTCACTTCACATCATATTTTTTGTCTCTTGATCCAGAGATTCGTCAACCCAAAAATGGTATTGAGAAGTGGCTGTTGCGAGCTTCATTTGATGACACAGATGCCTTACCCAAGGAAATCCTGTGGCGTGCAAAAGAAGCATTCTCTGATGGTGTGTCATCTACCAAACCAGGGCAGTCCTGGTTTGAACTCCTGCAGAATTTTGTGGAGAATCAAGTTACAGATGAAGCAATGTCACAGGCGGAGGAAATTTATCCTTACAACACTCCCAAGACCAAAGAAGGCTTTTACTACAGGAAGATATTTGAAGAGCGGTTTCCTGGTCAAAGCCATTTTATTCCATACCTATGGATGCCAAAATGGACCAACGCAACTGATCCCTCAGCCAGAACCTTGGAACATTACAAAGAATAA
- the LOC136891866 gene encoding putative nuclease HARBI1, whose protein sequence is MADMLLFGRLAGARRARPRRFRLFNARLDDYLSENDVKSRFRFGRDSINYLVDLLSDDLARNTARNHALSPLVQVLVALRFFASGSFLEVIGDTFGLPKSTVSRCITAVSQALVRRQHMFIIWPDEDRKTVIKQAFFAKNGFPGVIGCIDCTHIRIQAPRVNENDFVNRKGYHSLNVQAICDHKGMFTNVVAKWPGNAHDSFIFQDSLIYDKLNDELKDLEDGFLIGDSGYGCKPFIMTPYPHPSTQHQEAFNEALGKTRVKIEQSFGIFKRRFHLMHSEIRMDPVKVSQLIGACAVLHNIAILRNDMYDPGEAMLENDQPDVPPYDGPEDGLQIRDYICEHYF, encoded by the exons ATGGCCGACATGTTGTTGTTTGGTCGTCTTGCTGGTGCAAGACGAGCCAGACCGCGGCGTTTCAGGCTTTTTAATGCACGTTTGGATGACTATTTAAGCGAGAACGACGTTAAGTCGAGATTCCGTTTTGGTAGAGACTCCATAAATTACCTTGTCGATTTGTTGTCCGATGATCTAGCGAGAAACACCGCTCGTAACCACGCACTTTCGCCACTTGTTCAAGTTCTTGTAGCCTTACGTTTCTTCGCATCTGGAAGTTTCCTAGAGGTAATCGGCGATACATTCGGGCTACCAAAATCCACGGTCTCACGATGCATAACTGCAGTGTCACAGGCTCTAGTACGTCGCCAACATATGTTCATTATTTGGCCCGATGAAGACAGGAAAACTGTGATCAAACAGGCCTTCTTCGCCAAGAACGGCTTCCCGGGTGTGATCGGGTGCATTGACTGTACACACATCCGCATTCAGGCGCCACGTGTCAATGAAAACGACTTCGTGAACCGAAAAGGTTATCATTCTCTGAACGTACAAGCGATTTGTGATCATAAAG GTATGTTCACCAATGTGGTGGCAAAATGGCCTGGGAATGCACATGATTCCTTTATCTTCCAAGACAGCCTTATTTATGACAAGCTCAATGATGAGTTAAAGGACTTGGAAGATGGTTTCCTGATTGGTGATAGTGGGTATGGCTGTAAGCCTTTTATAATGACACCCTATCCCCACCCCAGTACACAGCACCAGGAGGCTTTCAATGAGGCCTTGGGCAAAACCAGAGTGAAAATCGAACAGTCATTTGGAATCTTCAAGAGAAGATTCCATCTCATGCACTCTGAAATACGCATGGATCCCGTCAAAGTTTCGCAGCTCATAGGAGCCTGTGCAGTTCTCCATAATATTGCAATCCTTCGAAATGATATGTACGATCCAGGAGAAGCCATGCTTGAAAATGACCAACCAGATGTGCCCCCATATGATGGTCCTGAAGATGGATTGCAAATTAGAGATTACATTTGTGAACATTACTTCTGA